The following are encoded together in the Capsulimonas corticalis genome:
- a CDS encoding aldo/keto reductase: MEYVNLGKSGLKVSRICLGCMSYGDPNRGAHPWSLDDEQSRPYIARALELGVNFFDTANVYSAGSSEEILGRAIKEYAQREDLVIATKVHGRMRPGVNGAGLSRKAIFAEIDASLQRLGTDYIDLYQIHRWDHEVPIEETLEALHDVVKAGKARYIGASSMYAWQFCKALYLSEHHGWSKFVSMQNHYNLLYREEEREMMGLCLAEGIGVLPWSPLARGRLARAWESEPSTARGETDTFGKTMYSRTENADRQVIERVGEIAELRGLPRAQVALAWLLQKPGVTSPIVGATKPRHLEDAIAALSITLTPEEIKSLEDPYTPHPVLGFS, translated from the coding sequence ATGGAGTATGTCAACCTTGGCAAATCAGGTCTGAAGGTATCGCGTATCTGTCTGGGATGCATGAGCTATGGCGATCCCAATCGCGGGGCTCACCCATGGAGTCTGGATGACGAGCAGAGCCGCCCGTATATCGCGCGCGCTCTGGAGCTTGGCGTCAACTTTTTTGATACCGCCAACGTTTATTCGGCGGGATCGAGCGAAGAGATTCTGGGCCGGGCGATCAAAGAGTACGCGCAGCGCGAGGACCTGGTGATCGCGACCAAAGTCCATGGCCGCATGCGTCCCGGCGTCAACGGCGCGGGATTGTCGCGCAAGGCGATCTTCGCGGAGATCGACGCCAGCCTGCAGCGTCTCGGCACGGATTATATCGATCTCTACCAGATCCATCGCTGGGATCACGAAGTCCCGATCGAAGAGACCCTGGAAGCGCTGCACGACGTGGTGAAGGCCGGCAAGGCGCGCTATATCGGCGCGTCGTCGATGTACGCCTGGCAGTTCTGCAAGGCGCTTTATCTCTCCGAGCATCATGGCTGGAGTAAGTTCGTCTCGATGCAGAACCATTACAACTTGCTGTACCGAGAAGAAGAGCGGGAGATGATGGGGCTTTGCCTCGCTGAGGGGATCGGGGTGCTCCCATGGAGCCCGCTGGCGCGCGGCCGACTGGCGCGCGCCTGGGAAAGCGAGCCGAGCACGGCGCGCGGCGAAACGGACACCTTCGGGAAGACGATGTACAGCCGCACCGAGAACGCCGATCGGCAAGTGATCGAGCGCGTCGGCGAAATCGCCGAACTGCGCGGCCTCCCGCGCGCCCAGGTCGCCCTTGCATGGCTCCTGCAAAAGCCCGGCGTCACCTCGCCGATTGTCGGCGCCACCAAACCGCGCCACCTCGAAGACGCCATCGCCGCCCTGTCGATCACGCTGACGCCCGAAGAAATCAAATCCTTAGAAGACCCCTACACCCCGCACCCCGTGCTCGGGTTCTCGTAG
- a CDS encoding YncE family protein, whose product MHARLGLAVFGLAALATLSPAHADAPAAPAAPLLTATTPVAVPGGPGKFDWMMIDAARHHLLASHPSHKTLVIYDLVKGDVKQIDTDGAINGEAVDEADNKLFVGGGNQKVVAFDLTTLDKLGEVALTGPADAILFNAKNGVLYADHDDGAEVWMIDPKTLKINGSVAIADAPEAIEYDPATDRLYQNIKPSNCVQVINPATNKVEATWPTAPMTSPHGIAIDSAGGRIFAAGQGKVDLMDIKTGKVLATVDIEPGYVDQIAFDSSRKRLYCASSAGVISVVDETADGATLAGKVTVPKGTHTLAVDQSTGDVWISYSDAAGSNLQKWSPAK is encoded by the coding sequence ATGCACGCACGTCTCGGCCTTGCCGTCTTTGGCCTCGCCGCCCTCGCCACTCTTTCCCCCGCGCACGCGGACGCCCCGGCGGCTCCGGCGGCCCCTCTGCTCACGGCGACGACGCCGGTCGCCGTTCCCGGCGGACCGGGCAAGTTCGACTGGATGATGATCGACGCGGCCCGGCATCATTTGCTGGCGTCCCATCCCAGTCACAAGACACTCGTGATCTACGATCTCGTCAAGGGCGACGTGAAGCAGATCGACACGGACGGCGCGATCAACGGCGAGGCCGTGGATGAAGCCGACAACAAACTGTTTGTCGGCGGCGGCAACCAAAAGGTCGTGGCGTTCGATCTCACCACCCTCGACAAGCTCGGCGAGGTCGCGCTGACCGGCCCCGCCGACGCCATTCTCTTCAACGCGAAAAACGGCGTCCTGTACGCCGACCATGACGACGGCGCCGAAGTTTGGATGATCGACCCGAAGACGCTCAAGATCAATGGCTCCGTGGCGATCGCCGACGCTCCCGAGGCCATCGAATACGATCCTGCGACCGACCGGCTGTATCAGAACATCAAGCCATCCAACTGCGTCCAGGTCATCAACCCGGCGACCAACAAGGTGGAGGCGACCTGGCCGACCGCGCCGATGACTTCCCCGCATGGCATCGCGATCGACAGCGCCGGCGGCCGGATCTTCGCCGCCGGGCAGGGCAAGGTCGATCTGATGGATATCAAAACCGGCAAAGTGCTTGCGACCGTGGATATTGAGCCGGGATATGTCGATCAAATCGCATTCGACTCCAGCCGCAAGCGTCTTTACTGCGCGAGCAGCGCCGGGGTAATCTCCGTGGTGGATGAGACGGCGGACGGCGCGACGCTCGCCGGCAAAGTCACGGTCCCGAAGGGAACGCATACGCTCGCCGTGGATCAGTCCACGGGCGATGTCTGGATTTCTTACTCCGACGCCGCCGGCAGCAATCTCCAGAAGTGGTCGCCCGCGAAATAA
- a CDS encoding prepilin-type N-terminal cleavage/methylation domain-containing protein gives MNTRRQGFTLIELLVVIAIIAILAAILFPVFAQAREKARAISCASNLRQLGIAYVQYNQDYDEYTPVISKQKLPGGIDGTGYVQTWYMLLQPYAKSIKLFVCPDRTQPSTANGCDDNFYNNDVCLGYGYNDGVVSDGGYGLIGAQIKDANNKALRPGRNIAQFDSPSNMVAFGDTYDNPGYSVALDNILAGTLPATTGTSSLRHNQRFNFCFVDGHVKTIAFQAGLFNGKFIGRPANQSDALKWCYSSTAVGDYSQISGGASGYPLNGDGETCAQVVSDIYATGTVTP, from the coding sequence ATGAACACTCGACGCCAAGGCTTTACGCTGATTGAATTACTCGTCGTAATCGCCATAATCGCGATTCTTGCGGCTATCCTTTTCCCGGTCTTCGCCCAGGCTCGCGAGAAGGCCCGCGCCATCTCCTGCGCCTCCAATCTTCGCCAGCTCGGAATCGCTTACGTTCAGTATAATCAGGACTACGACGAATATACGCCGGTCATCTCCAAGCAGAAGCTGCCAGGGGGAATCGACGGCACGGGTTACGTGCAAACGTGGTACATGCTGCTTCAGCCTTACGCCAAGAGCATCAAGCTGTTTGTTTGCCCGGACCGCACCCAGCCGTCCACCGCCAATGGATGCGACGATAACTTCTATAACAACGATGTTTGCTTGGGTTATGGATACAACGACGGCGTTGTGAGCGATGGCGGATACGGCCTGATCGGCGCGCAGATCAAAGACGCGAACAATAAAGCGCTGCGCCCCGGCCGCAACATCGCTCAGTTCGACAGCCCCTCCAATATGGTCGCGTTCGGCGACACCTACGACAACCCTGGATACTCTGTCGCGCTGGACAACATCCTGGCGGGCACCCTGCCGGCGACCACCGGAACTTCGTCGCTTCGCCACAACCAGCGCTTCAACTTCTGCTTCGTGGACGGCCATGTCAAAACGATCGCGTTCCAGGCGGGATTATTCAACGGCAAGTTTATTGGACGGCCGGCGAACCAGAGCGACGCTTTGAAATGGTGCTATAGCTCCACTGCGGTCGGAGATTACAGCCAGATCTCAGGCGGCGCCTCTGGCTATCCCCTCAACGGCGATGGCGAAACGTGCGCTCAGGTGGTGAGCGATATCTACGCTACCGGCACGGTAACTCCGTAA
- a CDS encoding purple acid phosphatase family protein, whose product MSQITRRQFLQSAGGITFLALMPVGRGLFAATDPTLPRFTALPYLQPGYASHLKHGEESVVIAWQTEHTPTDFQLQFGPTNAYGKKGAITRTERWQGPNDADRRFNYAASLTGLHLNTRYSYRLVGNGKTIAEGEFTSRKGRGEKVKFVAFGDNSYGDPGELAVAYYAYQSHPDFIMNTGDNVYESGLDHEYAKYFFPVYNADVADPKVGAPLLRSVPFYTVLANHDVHHKDPNKRPIANFDKDRDALAYYTAMHLPLNGPKTTGSSTPTMGDAALISDFHECAGPRYPQMANYSFDYGDAHFLCLDSNVYIDPTNAALRDWISADLKGTDALWKFVVYHHPAFNVGDNHYKEQQMRVLSPLFEAHGVDFCLHGHEHTYQRTMPLRFAPTDTTNANPNHADDRRVPGTFTLDTKFDGAAHTKPDGVLYITTGAGGKELYDPGFDTDPTKWLHEDDKNVAYVSKFVSSVHSFTVIEIDGPSLTLTQIDENGVELDKIHVTKA is encoded by the coding sequence ATGTCACAAATCACACGCCGTCAATTTCTTCAGTCCGCCGGAGGCATTACCTTCCTGGCGCTGATGCCCGTCGGTCGCGGCCTCTTCGCCGCGACCGACCCCACCCTGCCCCGCTTCACCGCGCTGCCCTATCTCCAGCCGGGATACGCCAGCCATCTCAAGCATGGCGAGGAAAGCGTCGTCATCGCCTGGCAGACCGAGCACACCCCGACCGATTTCCAGCTCCAGTTCGGCCCCACGAACGCCTACGGCAAAAAGGGCGCGATCACCCGCACCGAGCGATGGCAGGGTCCCAATGACGCCGATCGGCGCTTCAATTACGCCGCGTCGCTGACGGGCCTGCATCTGAACACACGGTATTCGTATCGCCTGGTCGGCAACGGCAAGACGATCGCCGAAGGCGAATTCACGTCGCGCAAAGGGCGCGGCGAGAAGGTCAAATTCGTCGCCTTCGGGGATAACTCTTACGGCGATCCCGGCGAGCTGGCGGTCGCCTATTACGCCTATCAGTCGCACCCGGATTTTATCATGAACACCGGCGACAACGTCTATGAAAGCGGCCTGGATCACGAGTACGCCAAGTACTTCTTCCCGGTTTATAACGCCGATGTGGCCGACCCCAAAGTCGGGGCGCCGCTGCTGCGCTCGGTCCCGTTCTATACGGTCCTCGCCAACCACGACGTCCACCACAAAGATCCCAACAAGCGGCCCATCGCCAACTTTGACAAGGACCGCGACGCCCTTGCCTACTACACGGCGATGCACCTGCCCTTGAACGGCCCCAAAACCACGGGCAGCTCCACGCCCACGATGGGCGACGCCGCGCTTATCAGCGACTTCCACGAATGCGCCGGTCCTCGCTACCCGCAGATGGCGAACTATTCGTTCGATTACGGCGACGCGCATTTCCTGTGCCTGGACTCGAACGTCTACATCGACCCCACCAACGCCGCGCTGCGCGACTGGATCTCCGCCGATCTGAAGGGAACAGACGCCCTCTGGAAGTTCGTCGTCTACCACCATCCGGCGTTCAATGTGGGCGACAATCACTACAAAGAGCAGCAGATGCGCGTGCTCTCCCCGCTCTTTGAAGCCCATGGCGTCGATTTCTGCCTGCACGGCCACGAGCACACCTACCAGCGCACCATGCCCCTGCGCTTCGCGCCAACTGACACCACCAACGCCAACCCGAACCACGCCGACGACCGTCGCGTCCCCGGAACCTTCACGCTGGACACGAAGTTCGACGGCGCCGCTCACACCAAGCCTGACGGCGTCCTCTACATCACCACGGGGGCCGGCGGCAAGGAGCTCTACGATCCCGGCTTCGACACCGATCCGACAAAGTGGCTCCACGAAGACGACAAAAACGTCGCGTACGTCTCCAAGTTCGTCTCCAGCGTCCACTCCTTCACCGTCATCGAAATCGACGGCCCCTCGCTCACACTCACACAGATCGACGAAAACGGCGTGGAACTCGACAAGATCCACGTCACCAAGGCGTAA